A part of Dermacentor variabilis isolate Ectoservices chromosome 10, ASM5094787v1, whole genome shotgun sequence genomic DNA contains:
- the RpL15 gene encoding ribosomal protein L15 has protein sequence MGAYKYMQELWRKKQSDVMRFLLRLRCWHYRQLNTCHRAPRPTRPDKARRLGYRAKQGYVIYRIRVRRGGRKKQVPKGCTYGKPKNHGVNSLKPVRNHQSIAEERVGRRCKAMRVLNSYWVAQDSTYKYYEVILVDPFHKAIRRDPKANWICQAVHKHRELRGLTSAGRKSRGLGKGHRYTKTVGGSRRACWKRRNTLQLRRKRSSH, from the exons ATGGGGGCGTACAAGTACATGCAAGAGCTGTGGCGCAAGAAGCAGTCAGACGTGATGCGGTTCCTGCTGCGACTGCGCTGCTGGCACTACCGCCAGCTCAACACGTGCCACCGCGCACCCCGCCCCACCAGGCCCGACAAGGCGCGCCGCCTTGGTTATCGTGCCAAGCAGG GCTACGTCATCTACCGCATCCGGGTGCGCCGTGGTGGCCGTAAGAAGCAGGTGCCCAAGGGTTGCACCTACGGCAAGCCCAAGAACCACGGTGTGAACAGCCTCAAGCCCGTGCGCAACCATCAGTCCATCGCTGAG GAGCGAGTGGGTCGTCGGTGCAAGGCCATGCGTGTGCTGAATTCCTACTGGGTGGCTCAGGACTCGACGTACAAGTACTATGAGGTTATCCTGGTCGACCCATTCCACAAGGCGATCCGGCGCGACCCTAAGGCCAACTGGATCTGCCAGGCCGTGCACAAGCACCGCGAGCTGCGTGGCCTCACCTCGGCCGGCCGCAAGTCGCGTGGCTTGGGCAAGGGTCACCGTTACACCAAGACCGTGGGTGGCTCACGGCGTGCCTGCTGGAAGCGCCGAAACACGCTGCAGCTGCGCCGCAAGCGTTCAAGCCATTAA